The following are from one region of the Pirellulales bacterium genome:
- a CDS encoding shikimate kinase → MHLALVGYRGTGKTTVARLLAERLGWPAYDSDDEIERAAHRSIAEIFAADGEPTFRQMEMATIARLCQLERAVLSVGGGSVLRAENRAAMRADGRVVWLQASAATLLARIEQDATTNARRPNLTARGGLDEIVQLLAAREPLYRQTAHLVVDTEGKEPATVADEIVARLRPELEGTGQT, encoded by the coding sequence ATGCATCTCGCGCTCGTCGGCTACCGCGGCACCGGCAAGACGACCGTGGCTCGGCTGCTGGCCGAACGTCTCGGCTGGCCCGCGTACGATAGCGACGACGAAATCGAACGCGCCGCCCATCGCTCGATCGCCGAGATCTTCGCCGCCGATGGCGAACCCACCTTCCGCCAGATGGAAATGGCCACCATCGCCCGGCTCTGCCAACTCGAGCGGGCCGTCCTTTCCGTCGGGGGGGGCTCGGTGCTGCGGGCCGAAAACCGCGCGGCCATGCGGGCGGACGGCCGCGTCGTCTGGCTGCAGGCCAGTGCCGCGACGCTCCTGGCCCGCATCGAGCAAGACGCCACGACGAATGCCCGCCGGCCCAATCTCACGGCCCGGGGCGGTTTGGACGAAATCGTGCAATTGTTGGCCGCGCGCGAGCCCCTTTATCGCCAGACCGCGCACCTGGTGGTCGATACCGAAGGTAAGGAGCCGGCGACCGTCGCGGACGAGATCGTCGCCCGCTTGCGTCCCGAGTTGGAAGGCACCGGCCAAACTTGA
- a CDS encoding sigma-54-dependent Fis family transcriptional regulator, with protein MPAAAGNASAASPQVRVLIIDNDEPHALAVSESLERVGYDCAVATSGTEGAQRIDEETFDLVITDLVMNDLDGLAILARAKEALPDAEVILVTGHGSIPSAVTAIQQGAFNYLLKPLDLSQLRAVTEKACESLRLRRQNAELNRRLDERFGFEGVIGLSRQMNDIIDRLKRIAPTDASVLIQGETGTGKELVAQAIHQNSPRKNKPFVALNCGALSEHILESELFGHVKGAFTDASADRVGKFEYAHGGTLFLDEVGDMPLATQIKLLRVLESGEITRVGSNEPIKVNVRILSATNRNLEEAIAAGTFRRDLYHRLKVVTIVLPPLAERTDDIPLLIEHFTRQLAKRHDKTIKSMSTAARRRLLAYDWPGNVRQLRNVIESMVVVDYDGVLDLDDLPPELSGEPETPAPSAQGAAAGLVGRPLEEIERYYIEQTLRFAGGNREEAARLLGIGERTLYRKIKEYNL; from the coding sequence ATGCCTGCCGCCGCCGGAAATGCCTCTGCCGCCTCGCCGCAAGTCCGCGTCTTGATTATCGATAACGACGAGCCGCACGCGCTCGCCGTGTCCGAAAGCCTGGAGCGCGTGGGCTACGACTGCGCCGTGGCCACCTCCGGCACGGAAGGCGCCCAGCGGATCGACGAGGAGACGTTCGACCTGGTGATCACCGACCTGGTGATGAACGACCTCGACGGCCTGGCGATCCTGGCCCGGGCCAAAGAGGCCCTGCCCGATGCCGAGGTGATCCTGGTCACGGGGCACGGCTCGATCCCCTCGGCCGTGACCGCCATCCAGCAGGGGGCCTTCAACTACCTGCTCAAGCCCCTCGATCTGAGCCAGTTGCGCGCCGTGACGGAAAAGGCGTGCGAGAGTCTCCGCCTGCGACGACAAAACGCCGAGCTGAATCGCCGCCTCGACGAACGCTTCGGCTTCGAAGGGGTGATCGGCCTGAGCCGGCAGATGAACGACATCATCGACCGGCTCAAGCGCATCGCCCCCACCGATGCCAGCGTGTTGATTCAAGGGGAGACGGGCACCGGCAAGGAGCTCGTCGCCCAGGCCATCCACCAGAACAGCCCCCGCAAGAATAAACCCTTCGTGGCGCTCAATTGCGGGGCACTCTCCGAGCACATCCTCGAGAGCGAGTTGTTCGGCCACGTGAAAGGGGCCTTCACCGATGCCTCGGCCGATCGCGTGGGCAAGTTCGAATATGCCCACGGGGGCACCCTCTTTCTCGACGAAGTGGGAGACATGCCACTCGCCACGCAGATCAAACTGCTCCGCGTGCTCGAAAGTGGCGAGATCACGCGCGTCGGCTCGAACGAACCGATCAAAGTGAACGTGCGGATTCTCTCGGCCACGAATCGCAACCTCGAAGAGGCCATCGCGGCGGGCACCTTTCGCCGCGACCTGTATCACCGCCTCAAGGTGGTCACGATCGTGCTGCCCCCCCTGGCGGAACGGACCGACGACATTCCGCTGTTGATCGAGCACTTCACCCGGCAACTGGCCAAGCGCCACGACAAGACGATCAAGAGCATGTCGACCGCCGCGCGGCGCCGCCTGCTGGCCTACGACTGGCCTGGCAACGTGCGCCAGTTGCGCAACGTGATCGAAAGCATGGTGGTCGTCGATTACGACGGCGTGCTCGACCTCGACGATCTTCCCCCCGAGCTCTCGGGCGAACCCGAAACGCCGGCGCCATCCGCACAGGGCGCCGCCGCGGGTCTGGTGGGCCGGCCGCTCGAAGAAATCGAACGCTACTACATCGAGCAAACGCTACGGTTTGCCGGGGGAAATCGCGAAGAGGCGGCGCGCCTGCTGGGCATCGGCGAAAGAACCTTGTATCGTAAGATCAAGGAATACAACTTGTAG
- a CDS encoding aspartate aminotransferase family protein produces the protein MTSSPERSAPAQSEGDVNLSPRRATWQEASLDDATRELLADDARWFLHQSLSTPCLNAVAGAEGIYLVDVQGRRYMDFHGNNVHQVGYGNPSVIAAVKAQLDALPFSPRRYTNQVSVDLARRLTELAPGNLNKVLFCPGGTAAIGMALKLARIATGRHKTISMWDSFHGASLDAISIGGEEVFRAGVGPLLPGTSHVPPPGEYRCQWDCSTRGGCDLKCADYIEYVLAHEGDVAAVIAEPIRCTPYIPSRDYWPRVRAACNRHGALLIFDEIPTCLGRTGRMFACEHAGVLPDMLVLGKGLGGGVMPLAALIARENLDVAGHVALGHYTHEKSPVACAAGLATLDYLAEHKLVEHAYELGEHALSRFREMQSRHPLIGDVRGVGLLLGIELVKDRTSRAPARDEADALLYAALSRGLSFKLTMGNIVTLTPPLTITREELDRAIDILDECLTLVFSTG, from the coding sequence ATGACGTCTTCTCCCGAGCGATCGGCCCCCGCCCAAAGTGAAGGAGACGTGAATCTCTCTCCGCGCCGCGCGACGTGGCAAGAGGCTTCGCTCGACGATGCCACGCGCGAACTGCTGGCCGACGACGCTCGCTGGTTCTTGCACCAGTCTCTTTCGACCCCCTGCCTGAACGCCGTGGCCGGCGCCGAGGGGATCTACCTCGTCGACGTGCAGGGACGTCGCTACATGGATTTCCACGGCAACAACGTCCACCAGGTGGGCTACGGCAATCCCTCGGTCATCGCGGCCGTGAAAGCGCAACTCGACGCCTTGCCCTTCAGCCCTCGGCGTTACACGAACCAGGTTTCGGTCGATCTCGCCCGGCGACTAACAGAACTCGCGCCGGGCAACTTGAACAAAGTGCTCTTCTGTCCCGGCGGCACCGCGGCCATCGGCATGGCGCTCAAGCTCGCTCGCATCGCCACGGGCCGGCACAAGACGATCTCGATGTGGGACTCGTTCCACGGCGCCTCGCTCGATGCCATCTCGATCGGCGGCGAAGAAGTCTTCCGCGCCGGGGTCGGCCCCCTGCTGCCTGGCACATCGCACGTGCCCCCCCCGGGCGAGTACCGCTGCCAGTGGGATTGCTCCACACGGGGTGGCTGCGACCTCAAGTGTGCCGACTACATCGAGTACGTCCTCGCGCACGAGGGAGACGTCGCCGCCGTGATCGCCGAGCCGATTCGCTGCACCCCCTACATCCCCTCGCGCGACTACTGGCCCCGCGTGCGTGCCGCCTGCAACCGGCACGGGGCACTGTTGATCTTCGACGAAATCCCGACCTGCCTGGGGCGCACCGGCCGCATGTTCGCCTGCGAGCATGCCGGCGTCCTGCCCGACATGCTCGTGCTGGGCAAAGGGCTGGGGGGGGGCGTGATGCCGCTGGCCGCGCTCATCGCCCGCGAGAATCTCGACGTGGCCGGCCACGTGGCCTTGGGCCATTACACGCACGAAAAAAGCCCCGTCGCCTGCGCGGCCGGACTCGCCACGCTCGACTACCTTGCCGAGCACAAGCTGGTCGAGCACGCATACGAGCTGGGGGAGCACGCGCTGTCCCGCTTCCGCGAGATGCAGTCGCGTCATCCCCTCATCGGCGACGTGCGCGGCGTGGGGCTCTTGCTCGGAATCGAGCTGGTGAAAGATCGCACGTCGCGCGCCCCGGCGCGCGACGAAGCCGACGCCCTTCTCTACGCCGCACTGTCGCGCGGCCTGAGCTTCAAGCTGACGATGGGGAACATCGTCACGCTCACGCCGCCGCTCACCATTACGCGTGAAGAACTCGATCGCGCGATCGATATTCTCGACGAGTGCCTGACTCTAGTTTTTAGCACAGGCTAG
- a CDS encoding OmpA family protein: MRSTVSVVMLAPLALALVGCAENPYMLQSQLQAQQQQQLALSQQNQELRSRTTTLDQDNQELETLLAQSRQQARMLEDQVAAMREQLGSTTSQLASLRSELGSTESRARLLEASAQRRAGATIRVNNGLRSSLDMVQIEGVEIRQDGDVVRIELPGSKLFAPGSGRLLPDASRYIEQVAGEVARHYPNQIIGVEGHTDTDPILNSQWSNNHQLSVGRAMAVYDHLVGRTTLRAEQLFVVGHGPNHPVVSNATPAGKERNRRVELVVYPERLAQK, from the coding sequence ATGCGTTCGACCGTCAGTGTGGTGATGTTGGCGCCGCTCGCCTTGGCGCTCGTCGGCTGCGCTGAGAATCCGTACATGTTGCAGAGCCAACTGCAGGCGCAGCAACAGCAACAGCTCGCGCTCAGCCAGCAGAATCAAGAGCTGCGCAGCCGCACGACGACGCTCGATCAAGACAATCAGGAGCTCGAGACCTTACTGGCTCAATCGCGTCAGCAGGCGCGGATGCTCGAAGACCAGGTGGCGGCCATGCGCGAGCAACTGGGGAGCACCACCTCGCAGCTCGCCTCGTTGCGCAGCGAGCTCGGTTCGACCGAGTCGCGGGCCCGGCTGCTCGAGGCCTCGGCCCAGCGCCGCGCCGGCGCCACGATCCGCGTGAACAACGGCCTGCGCAGCTCGCTCGACATGGTGCAGATCGAAGGGGTCGAGATCCGCCAGGATGGCGACGTCGTTCGGATCGAGCTCCCCGGCAGCAAGCTCTTCGCCCCCGGCAGCGGCCGCCTGTTGCCCGACGCCAGCCGCTACATCGAACAAGTCGCCGGCGAAGTCGCGCGGCACTACCCGAACCAGATCATCGGCGTCGAGGGGCACACCGATACCGATCCGATTCTCAACAGCCAGTGGTCGAACAACCACCAGCTCTCGGTCGGACGCGCCATGGCGGTCTACGATCATCTCGTCGGCCGCACCACCTTGCGTGCCGAGCAGCTCTTCGTCGTGGGTCACGGACCGAACCATCCGGTCGTCTCGAACGCCACCCCCGCCGGCAAGGAACGCAATCGCCGCGTGGAGCTGGTGGTCTATCCCGAGCGATTGGCGCAGAAGTAG
- the maf gene encoding septum formation protein Maf encodes MNEAKSCDREFTVVEPTRVPTAGQASSATHSTRSGRTFLVKLADLFPTKPKLVLASGSPRRRMLLAEAGFEFDVVTPAEGAECGVCSGETPPEHVARLAWQKAADVAPRVERGLLVACDTVAECLGQILGKPRDEAHARAMLQTLSGREHRVYSGLCVWQLPAREPLVEVDCTVLRMDPLGDRQLDEYLASGEWEGKAGAFGFQDGLDWVHIVEGSESNVVGLPMERLARMLAKVVPTSGTGC; translated from the coding sequence ATGAATGAAGCGAAGTCATGTGACCGCGAATTCACCGTCGTGGAACCTACTCGCGTCCCCACTGCTGGACAAGCCAGCAGTGCTACACATTCGACTCGCTCCGGTAGAACATTCCTCGTGAAACTCGCCGACCTCTTCCCCACGAAGCCAAAACTGGTCCTGGCCAGCGGTTCGCCCCGCAGGCGGATGTTGCTCGCGGAGGCCGGCTTCGAGTTCGACGTCGTGACTCCGGCCGAGGGGGCCGAGTGTGGCGTGTGCAGTGGCGAAACACCTCCGGAGCACGTCGCGCGGCTGGCCTGGCAAAAAGCGGCCGACGTGGCGCCGCGCGTCGAGCGCGGCTTGCTCGTGGCCTGCGATACGGTGGCCGAATGCCTCGGCCAGATCCTGGGCAAGCCGCGCGACGAGGCGCATGCCCGGGCCATGCTACAGACGCTCAGCGGGCGCGAGCATCGCGTCTACAGCGGCTTGTGCGTGTGGCAACTGCCCGCGAGAGAGCCGCTCGTCGAGGTGGATTGCACCGTGCTGCGGATGGACCCGCTCGGCGACCGGCAACTCGACGAGTATCTGGCCAGCGGCGAATGGGAGGGGAAGGCCGGCGCGTTCGGCTTTCAAGACGGACTGGACTGGGTCCACATCGTCGAAGGGAGCGAGTCGAACGTCGTGGGTCTGCCGATGGAACGGCTGGCTCGCATGCTGGCCAAGGTGGTGCCAACAAGTGGCACAGGCTGCTAG
- a CDS encoding prepilin peptidase — MNALLAIPLPLRLATLFVLGAIVGAVANWAIDRLRWEPRWLSPWGSRHPDLPPLRPGDRLPIWGWFGLRRETPLRGAGFWLRPFTVELLTGALFAALYWWEVERQGLYRPPLAALVPLNPQLAAQLHWQLGAHLLLVAFMLVASLIDIDEKIIPDAVTIPGTLAGLLLATCVPACLLPDVVPLHGGGFDLHEFLKVSSPRIWPAMLAPYPNLVSLGIGLACIWLWCVGLLPRPWRTRHGLGRAMQILLARIAREPFSRVVLGLAIAVTIGVTAGWFVGGKHWEGLLSALVGLAVGGGMVWCVRVIGTRVLGREAMGFGDVTLLAMIGTLVGWQSCLVIFFLAPFFGLLVGVLQWLLRRENEIYYGPFLCLATLALIVWWGSIWDWALPLFEIGGLVPMVVLICLALMVVLLAIWRWILGQFSGR, encoded by the coding sequence TTGAACGCCCTGCTCGCCATCCCCCTGCCCTTGCGACTGGCCACCCTGTTCGTGCTGGGCGCGATCGTGGGGGCCGTCGCGAATTGGGCCATCGATCGCTTGCGTTGGGAGCCGCGCTGGCTGAGCCCCTGGGGATCGCGCCATCCCGATCTTCCGCCCCTTCGTCCGGGCGATCGTCTACCGATCTGGGGCTGGTTCGGACTGCGCCGTGAGACGCCGCTGCGCGGCGCCGGCTTCTGGCTGCGACCCTTCACCGTCGAGCTGCTCACCGGCGCACTCTTCGCCGCACTCTACTGGTGGGAGGTCGAACGCCAGGGGCTCTATCGTCCTCCGCTGGCGGCGCTCGTGCCCCTCAACCCGCAGCTCGCCGCGCAACTGCACTGGCAACTGGGAGCACACCTGCTGCTGGTGGCCTTCATGCTGGTCGCGTCGCTGATCGATATCGACGAGAAGATCATCCCCGACGCCGTGACCATTCCGGGCACGCTCGCGGGCTTGCTCTTGGCGACCTGCGTGCCAGCTTGTCTGCTGCCCGATGTCGTTCCGCTCCACGGCGGCGGTTTCGATCTGCACGAGTTTCTCAAGGTCAGCTCGCCGCGCATCTGGCCGGCCATGCTCGCCCCCTATCCAAATCTCGTGTCGCTGGGCATCGGCCTGGCCTGCATCTGGTTGTGGTGCGTCGGGCTGCTGCCACGTCCTTGGCGCACGCGCCACGGGCTGGGTCGCGCGATGCAGATTCTGCTGGCGCGCATCGCCCGCGAGCCCTTCTCCCGCGTCGTGCTGGGGCTGGCGATCGCCGTCACGATCGGCGTCACCGCTGGCTGGTTCGTGGGGGGCAAACACTGGGAAGGCCTGCTCAGCGCGCTGGTCGGGCTGGCCGTCGGCGGCGGAATGGTCTGGTGCGTGCGCGTCATCGGCACGCGCGTGCTGGGACGCGAGGCGATGGGCTTTGGCGACGTCACGCTGCTGGCCATGATCGGCACGCTCGTCGGCTGGCAGTCCTGCCTGGTGATCTTCTTTTTGGCCCCCTTCTTCGGGCTGCTCGTCGGAGTCTTGCAATGGCTCTTGCGGCGCGAGAACGAGATCTACTACGGCCCGTTCCTCTGCCTGGCGACGCTGGCGCTGATCGTCTGGTGGGGATCGATCTGGGATTGGGCGCTCCCCCTGTTCGAGATCGGCGGCCTCGTGCCGATGGTCGTGCTCATCTGCCTGGCCCTGATGGTGGTCTTGCTGGCCATTTGGCGCTGGATATTGGGGCAGTTCAGCGGCCGCTGA
- a CDS encoding RluA family pseudouridine synthase has protein sequence MSAPVLTVLYEDNHLLAVSKPAGLPTMGVAAHLPSLIVEARAYIKERYQKPGNVYLGTVSRLDAPVTGVVLFARTSKAAARLTEQFRTRAVEKSYWALVEGGLEPPTGTLTHWLAEDERHRRMHAVAPQTSNAKECRLHFRRLAVLDAGTLVEIDLETGRKHQIRVQLAARGTPVLGDRKYGAKRPFARGIALHARRLVVSHPVRDERIEITAPLPAAWRQLGVRD, from the coding sequence ATGTCAGCTCCCGTCCTGACCGTCTTGTACGAAGACAACCATCTGCTGGCCGTGTCGAAGCCGGCCGGTCTGCCCACGATGGGGGTGGCGGCGCATCTGCCGAGCCTCATCGTCGAGGCCCGCGCGTACATCAAGGAACGTTACCAAAAGCCGGGCAACGTCTATCTCGGCACGGTGAGCCGGCTCGATGCCCCGGTGACCGGCGTCGTCCTCTTTGCCCGCACGTCGAAGGCGGCCGCACGACTGACCGAGCAATTCCGCACGCGCGCGGTAGAGAAATCGTATTGGGCGCTCGTCGAAGGGGGGCTCGAGCCCCCCACCGGCACCCTCACCCATTGGCTGGCCGAAGACGAACGCCACCGGCGCATGCACGCCGTGGCGCCGCAGACATCGAACGCCAAGGAGTGCCGCCTGCATTTTCGGCGTCTCGCGGTGCTCGACGCCGGCACGCTCGTCGAAATCGATCTCGAGACGGGGCGCAAGCATCAAATTCGCGTGCAACTGGCCGCGCGCGGCACGCCGGTGCTCGGCGATCGCAAGTACGGGGCGAAGCGTCCCTTCGCCCGTGGTATCGCCCTGCACGCACGGCGACTCGTGGTCTCGCATCCCGTGCGCGATGAGCGGATCGAAATCACCGCGCCTTTGCCAGCCGCCTGGCGCCAGCTCGGCGTGCGCGACTAG
- the mutL gene encoding DNA mismatch repair endonuclease MutL, whose amino-acid sequence MPRIQRLSPSLINKIAAGEVIERPASVVKELMENSVDSGARRIDVAIQQGGLELIRVTDDGCGIAPEDLELAVAPHATSKLASEDDLFHVGTLGFRGEALASIAEVSRFRLRSRPTGATAGHELEVVGGQKSPLVPCGAPEGTSLEVRNLFYNVPVRRKFLRSAQTEMGHISEAFIRIALAAPNCHFTLRHNERTVYELPPSPDWRERIATLFGEDLAAALVAVESHDEDIHLSGYVAHPSQNRANQKMQYLLLNGRAIRDRALHHALGEAYRGLLLSGRHPIAFLALDMPAEMVDVNVHPTKLEVRFLDSGRLYSQLLGTLRTRFLTLDLSNRVDLAGSPPDAAASLDQARAEAVREDFVRWAKGELDAATARVERTAPQVTATLPGLSYPAPHAPAERRPLDLVSLDRPWRPVGPAAAEDPPIAALDEAVADDDSTSNADQPFSPPGVRSANFAPHGPVSALQVHQRYIVTESDEGVVVIDQHALHERILYERLRERVLAGDLETQTLLVPEPVDLSPQEAALVLEQREMLARLGVRVEPFGGSTVLVTSCPAMLGQVQPGEVLRGLLERLQAGGAGPDRRDLLDELLHMMSCKAAIKAGDRLTPEEIASLLADRHLVHDSHHCPHGRPTALVFTREELDRQFLRT is encoded by the coding sequence ATGCCCCGCATTCAGCGACTCTCGCCCAGCCTCATCAACAAGATCGCCGCCGGCGAGGTGATCGAGCGCCCCGCGAGCGTCGTCAAAGAGTTGATGGAGAACTCGGTCGACTCCGGTGCTCGCCGCATCGACGTCGCCATCCAACAGGGGGGGCTGGAGCTGATTCGTGTTACCGACGATGGATGCGGGATCGCGCCCGAGGATCTCGAGCTCGCCGTCGCGCCACACGCCACCAGCAAGCTCGCCTCCGAGGACGACCTGTTCCACGTCGGCACGCTCGGCTTTCGGGGCGAGGCATTGGCCTCGATCGCCGAGGTGAGCCGCTTCCGACTGCGCAGCCGTCCGACAGGAGCCACCGCCGGTCACGAGCTCGAGGTCGTCGGTGGCCAGAAATCTCCCCTCGTTCCCTGCGGCGCGCCCGAGGGAACCAGCCTCGAAGTTCGCAACCTGTTCTACAACGTGCCGGTGCGGCGCAAGTTTCTGCGCTCGGCGCAGACCGAGATGGGACACATCAGCGAGGCGTTCATTCGCATCGCGCTCGCCGCGCCAAATTGTCACTTCACGCTCCGCCACAACGAGCGAACCGTCTACGAATTGCCCCCTTCGCCCGACTGGCGCGAGCGGATCGCGACCCTCTTCGGCGAGGACCTGGCGGCAGCGCTCGTCGCCGTCGAAAGCCACGACGAGGACATTCACCTCTCGGGCTACGTGGCCCATCCGAGCCAGAACCGCGCCAACCAGAAGATGCAGTACCTGCTGCTCAATGGCCGCGCCATTCGCGATCGCGCGCTGCACCACGCCCTGGGCGAGGCCTACCGTGGGCTGCTCCTCTCGGGCCGCCACCCGATCGCCTTTCTGGCGCTCGACATGCCGGCCGAGATGGTCGACGTCAACGTGCATCCCACCAAGCTCGAGGTGCGATTCCTCGACTCGGGCCGCCTCTACAGCCAGTTGCTCGGCACGCTCCGCACCCGCTTTCTCACGCTCGATCTGTCGAACCGCGTCGATCTGGCAGGTTCGCCGCCCGACGCGGCTGCTTCGCTCGATCAGGCTCGGGCCGAAGCCGTGCGAGAGGATTTCGTGCGCTGGGCGAAAGGGGAACTCGACGCCGCCACGGCCCGCGTCGAACGCACCGCGCCGCAAGTCACGGCAACCCTGCCGGGACTGTCCTATCCCGCGCCACATGCCCCGGCCGAACGTCGACCGCTCGATCTGGTGTCGCTCGACCGACCTTGGCGCCCCGTCGGCCCGGCCGCTGCCGAGGATCCGCCGATCGCGGCGCTCGACGAGGCCGTCGCCGACGACGACTCCACGTCGAACGCCGATCAGCCATTCAGCCCACCAGGCGTGCGCAGCGCGAACTTCGCGCCGCACGGTCCCGTCTCGGCCCTGCAAGTCCACCAGCGCTACATCGTGACCGAAAGCGACGAAGGGGTCGTCGTCATCGATCAACACGCGCTACACGAACGCATCCTGTACGAACGACTCCGCGAACGGGTGCTGGCCGGCGATCTCGAGACGCAAACCCTGCTCGTGCCCGAGCCCGTCGATCTTAGTCCCCAGGAAGCCGCGCTCGTGCTCGAACAGCGCGAGATGCTCGCGCGCCTCGGGGTCCGGGTCGAGCCCTTCGGCGGCAGCACGGTGCTCGTCACCAGTTGCCCCGCCATGCTGGGGCAAGTACAGCCGGGCGAGGTTCTGCGGGGGCTACTCGAGCGTTTGCAAGCGGGGGGCGCCGGGCCCGATCGGCGCGACCTGCTCGACGAGCTGCTGCACATGATGTCGTGCAAGGCCGCGATCAAGGCCGGAGACCGCCTCACGCCCGAGGAAATCGCCTCCCTGCTGGCCGACCGGCATCTGGTTCACGACTCGCACCACTGCCCGCACGGCCGCCCCACGGCGCTCGTTTTCACGCGCGAGGAACTCGATCGGCAGTTCCTGCGCACGTGA
- the aroE gene encoding shikimate dehydrogenase, whose product MICVSIGRGRHRHMIAEHRHLVEQGAKLVELRLDYIRGQVNLKRLLTDRPGPVVMTCRRKRDGGMYEGSEEDRLLLLRTSIAEGADYVDLEDDVAANIPRFGKTKRIVSLHDFQRTPADLVEIRDRLASCGADIVKIATIAQSPHDNVRALELMQNSPVPTVALCMGDIGTPSRILAARFGAPFTYATFHHERALAPGQLSYQQMTEIYRYESIGAETEVYGVIGDPIGHSLSPVIHNAAFAHLGLNKVYVPFRLPRGEVDNFLAEAPRLGLKGLSVTIPHKETVIKSLTKVDGAVRSVGAANTIVWNGEQVVGYNTDYRAAMDALEEVLSGDSGRPYQNALRGKTALLLGAGGVSRAIAHGLKRREANVIITNHNAARADQLAQRVGCKAIDWNSRYAVNADIIINGTPMGMHPNVDETPYDHRYLKPSVVVFDTVYNPESTLLLKEARARSCRVVTGMDMFVRQAALQFTLFTGQEAPHEVMLNALRRAIAPTRY is encoded by the coding sequence ATGATCTGCGTCAGCATCGGCCGCGGCCGGCACCGGCACATGATCGCCGAGCATCGCCACCTCGTCGAACAAGGGGCGAAGCTCGTCGAGCTGCGGCTGGATTACATCCGTGGCCAGGTGAATCTCAAACGCCTGTTGACCGATCGCCCCGGCCCCGTGGTGATGACCTGCCGCCGCAAGCGCGACGGCGGCATGTACGAGGGGAGCGAGGAAGATCGCCTGCTGCTGCTGCGCACGTCGATCGCCGAAGGGGCCGACTACGTCGATCTCGAAGACGACGTGGCAGCGAACATTCCGCGCTTCGGCAAGACAAAACGCATCGTCAGCCTGCACGACTTCCAGCGCACGCCCGCCGATCTCGTCGAGATTCGCGATCGGCTTGCCTCGTGCGGCGCCGACATCGTCAAGATCGCCACGATCGCTCAATCGCCGCACGATAACGTCCGCGCGCTCGAGTTGATGCAGAACAGCCCGGTCCCCACGGTCGCGCTGTGCATGGGCGATATCGGCACCCCTTCGCGGATTCTCGCCGCGCGGTTCGGCGCCCCCTTCACCTACGCGACCTTCCACCACGAACGGGCGCTCGCCCCGGGACAGCTCAGCTACCAGCAGATGACCGAGATCTACCGCTACGAGTCGATCGGCGCGGAGACCGAGGTCTACGGCGTGATCGGCGACCCGATCGGCCACTCGTTGAGCCCGGTGATCCACAATGCCGCCTTCGCGCACCTGGGCTTGAACAAGGTCTATGTCCCCTTCCGCCTTCCACGTGGCGAAGTCGACAACTTCCTCGCCGAAGCGCCCCGCTTGGGCTTGAAGGGACTGAGCGTGACGATTCCCCATAAGGAAACCGTCATCAAGAGCCTCACCAAGGTGGACGGCGCCGTGCGCAGCGTGGGGGCCGCCAACACCATCGTCTGGAACGGCGAGCAAGTCGTGGGCTACAACACCGACTATCGCGCCGCCATGGACGCCCTGGAAGAGGTCCTGAGCGGCGACAGCGGACGTCCCTATCAGAACGCGCTCCGCGGCAAGACGGCATTGCTCTTGGGCGCGGGGGGCGTCAGCCGGGCCATCGCACACGGACTCAAACGCCGCGAGGCCAACGTCATCATCACCAATCACAATGCCGCGCGCGCCGATCAACTGGCGCAACGCGTCGGCTGCAAGGCGATCGACTGGAACTCGCGCTACGCCGTGAACGCCGACATCATCATCAACGGCACGCCGATGGGCATGCACCCCAACGTCGACGAAACCCCCTACGACCATCGCTACCTGAAGCCCTCGGTCGTCGTCTTCGACACGGTTTACAATCCCGAGAGCACGCTGCTCCTCAAGGAAGCCCGCGCGCGGAGCTGCCGCGTCGTCACCGGAATGGACATGTTCGTGCGTCAGGCGGCATTGCAGTTCACCCTCTTCACGGGACAGGAAGCCCCGCACGAGGTCATGCTCAACGCGCTGCGCCGCGCCATCGCGCCCACGCGTTATTAG